From the genome of Halomonas sp. 1513, one region includes:
- a CDS encoding dienelactone hydrolase, with protein MAKRLLLSLGLAAGLAAGPALADTDIASPDTLRDGESALTWGPQVEGERFEYSADGETYHGYLARSASDTTPRPAVLIVHEWWGLNDYVKHRADQLAALGFVALAVDMYGGGQTADHPDQAGEFSSQVMQNWPGARNRLEAAMAQLREHPAVADGGMAAIGYCFGGSVVMNMALAGMPLEAVVSYHGSPTQAVDTPADFDGVVQIHNGAADPMVSRDDLEAMASALAATGAEIEVINYHDATHSFTNPGADAAGEEFGLPLGYDPIADAVSWQSTLLLLDRTLND; from the coding sequence ATGGCCAAGCGACTCCTTCTCTCCCTCGGCCTGGCCGCGGGACTAGCGGCCGGCCCTGCCCTCGCCGACACCGATATCGCCTCCCCCGACACTCTCCGTGATGGCGAGTCTGCATTGACCTGGGGCCCCCAGGTGGAAGGCGAGCGCTTCGAATACAGTGCCGACGGCGAAACCTACCACGGCTATCTGGCCCGCAGCGCCAGCGATACCACCCCCCGCCCCGCGGTGCTGATCGTGCACGAATGGTGGGGTCTCAACGACTACGTCAAGCATCGCGCCGACCAGCTCGCCGCACTTGGCTTCGTGGCGCTTGCGGTCGATATGTACGGCGGCGGCCAGACCGCCGACCACCCCGACCAGGCCGGTGAGTTCTCCTCCCAGGTCATGCAGAACTGGCCGGGGGCGCGCAACCGCCTAGAAGCCGCCATGGCACAGCTGCGCGAGCACCCCGCCGTGGCCGACGGCGGCATGGCGGCGATCGGCTACTGCTTCGGCGGCAGTGTGGTGATGAACATGGCGCTGGCGGGCATGCCGCTGGAGGCGGTAGTCAGCTATCACGGCAGCCCGACACAGGCCGTCGACACGCCGGCCGACTTCGACGGCGTCGTGCAGATCCACAACGGCGCCGCCGACCCGATGGTCTCCCGGGACGACCTCGAGGCCATGGCCAGCGCCCTGGCCGCCACCGGTGCCGAGATCGAGGTGATCAACTACCACGACGCCACCCATAGCTTTACCAACCCGGGCGCCGATGCTGCCGGAGAAGAGTTCGGCTTGCCGCTGGGCTATGACCCCATCGCCGACGCCGTCTCCTGGCAGTCCACCCTGTTGCTGCTGGATCGCACCCTGAACGACTGA
- a CDS encoding cold-shock protein, with product MATGTVKWFNDTKGFGFISPDDNGDDLFAHFSEIQADGFKTLQDGQKVSFDVTQGKKGLQASNIKVI from the coding sequence ATGGCAACTGGTACCGTTAAGTGGTTCAACGACACCAAAGGTTTCGGCTTCATCTCTCCGGACGATAACGGCGACGACCTGTTCGCGCACTTCTCCGAAATTCAAGCTGACGGCTTCAAAACCCTGCAAGACGGTCAGAAGGTCTCCTTCGACGTCACCCAGGGCAAGAAAGGCCTTCAGGCTTCCAACATCAAAGTCATCTAA
- a CDS encoding SLC13 family permease has product MSPDAWLAMTVVAAVFPLMAFTRLGPDMVLLGAVVLLLTLGVIDTNQALGGFSNSGLFTVAFMYVLVTAIRQTGGIDLIIRVVLGRPTSERGALARLLLPVASMSGFLNNTPVVATYIPAVISWSRRLGMPSHRFLMPLSFASILGGTVTLFGTSTNLVVHGMLTSRYPELSMGLFDIAWVGVPVAVVGLVYLWWLAPRLLPDRRGLAQAFDNPREFTIEMEVDAKGPLVDKSVEEAGLRHLQELFLVEIERAGNIVSVVGPGEKLKGGDRLVFAGTSAAAVELQQIRGLIPSRQGESSLSKDFKERRLVEAVVSDQCQFVGQRIRDGHFRTLYGAAVLAVCRNGERVAGNLGQIRLQPADVLLLEARPPFIERHRQSRDFLLISQVNGAARPVHEKAWLAWAILLGVVALASFGAMSMLNAAMLGAALAVITGCCSIGAAKRGLDTQVLLTIAASFGLGAALESSGAAAYLAGGALGLADGNPLLLLIGTYVLVALLTELVTNNAAAVITFPIVLASAESLGVNPMPFVVAVMFAASASFLTPIGYQTNLMVYGPGGYRFGDFLRVGGLLNLLVAVVALVLIPLIWPFSG; this is encoded by the coding sequence ATGTCGCCCGATGCCTGGCTTGCAATGACCGTCGTAGCGGCGGTGTTTCCCCTGATGGCCTTTACCCGCCTGGGCCCGGACATGGTGCTGCTGGGTGCCGTGGTACTGCTGCTGACCCTGGGCGTGATCGATACCAACCAGGCGCTGGGTGGCTTCTCCAACAGCGGCCTGTTCACCGTGGCTTTCATGTACGTGCTGGTCACGGCGATTCGCCAGACCGGTGGCATCGACCTGATCATCCGCGTGGTGCTGGGTCGGCCGACGAGCGAGCGCGGCGCCCTGGCGCGACTGCTGCTGCCGGTGGCGAGCATGAGTGGTTTCCTCAACAATACCCCGGTGGTAGCGACCTACATCCCCGCGGTGATCAGCTGGTCGCGCCGGCTGGGCATGCCCAGCCACCGCTTTCTGATGCCGTTGAGTTTCGCCTCGATCCTCGGCGGCACCGTGACGCTGTTCGGCACCAGTACCAACCTGGTGGTGCACGGCATGCTCACCAGTCGCTATCCGGAACTCTCCATGGGCCTGTTCGATATCGCCTGGGTCGGCGTGCCGGTGGCGGTGGTAGGGCTGGTCTATCTATGGTGGTTGGCGCCGCGCCTGCTGCCGGACCGCCGCGGCCTGGCCCAGGCGTTCGACAACCCCCGCGAGTTTACCATCGAGATGGAAGTCGACGCCAAGGGACCGCTGGTCGACAAGAGCGTCGAGGAGGCCGGCCTGCGCCATCTGCAGGAGCTGTTTCTGGTCGAGATCGAGCGCGCGGGCAATATCGTCAGCGTGGTGGGGCCGGGCGAGAAGCTCAAGGGCGGCGACCGGCTGGTATTTGCCGGCACCTCGGCGGCGGCGGTGGAGCTGCAGCAGATCCGCGGCCTGATTCCTTCGCGCCAGGGCGAGTCGAGCCTGAGCAAGGACTTCAAGGAGCGCCGGCTGGTGGAGGCGGTGGTGTCCGACCAGTGCCAGTTCGTTGGCCAGCGTATCCGCGACGGCCACTTCCGCACCCTCTACGGCGCCGCGGTGCTGGCGGTGTGCCGCAACGGCGAGCGGGTCGCCGGCAACCTGGGCCAGATCCGCTTGCAGCCCGCCGATGTGCTGCTGCTCGAGGCGCGTCCGCCGTTTATCGAGCGCCACCGCCAGTCGCGGGACTTCCTGCTGATCAGCCAGGTCAACGGCGCGGCGCGGCCGGTGCACGAGAAGGCCTGGCTGGCCTGGGCGATCCTGCTCGGCGTGGTGGCGCTGGCCTCCTTCGGCGCCATGAGCATGCTCAATGCGGCCATGCTGGGCGCTGCGCTGGCGGTGATCACCGGCTGCTGCAGCATCGGCGCCGCCAAGCGCGGCCTGGATACCCAGGTGCTGCTGACTATCGCCGCCTCCTTCGGCCTGGGTGCGGCGCTGGAGAGCAGCGGAGCGGCAGCCTATCTTGCCGGCGGCGCACTGGGCCTGGCCGACGGCAATCCGCTGTTGCTGCTGATCGGTACCTACGTGCTGGTGGCGCTGTTGACCGAGCTGGTCACCAACAACGCCGCGGCGGTGATTACCTTCCCCATCGTGCTGGCCAGCGCCGAGAGCCTGGGCGTCAACCCGATGCCGTTCGTGGTGGCGGTGATGTTTGCCGCCTCGGCGAGCTTCCTGACCCCGATCGGCTACCAGACCAACCTGATGGTCTACGGGCCCGGCGGCTATCGCTTCGGGGACTTCCTGCGCGTGGGCGGGCTGCTCAACCTGCTGGTGGCGGTGGTAGCGCTGGTGCTGATCCCGCTGATCTGGCCGTTTAGCGGCTGA
- a CDS encoding carboxylesterase: protein MSDATSNGPGELVIEPSSGQPANACVILLHGLGADGNDFKPLVPALNLPSSLAVRFVLPHAPRMPVTVNGGMQMPAWYDILEMNLGRRVDEAQLRASAARVHRLIDAEIAAGIDSRRIIIAGFSQGGAVAYEAALSYPKPLGGLLALSTYFATADSITPSEANRELVIEAHHGSMDPVVPESLGKEGAERARAMGYPVNFRRYPMPHSLCPQQVADIGPWLAARLAQE from the coding sequence ATGAGTGACGCGACCTCCAACGGCCCCGGCGAGCTAGTCATCGAGCCGTCGAGCGGCCAACCTGCCAATGCCTGCGTGATCCTGCTGCACGGCCTGGGCGCCGACGGCAATGACTTCAAGCCGCTGGTGCCGGCGCTCAATCTGCCGAGTTCTCTTGCGGTGCGCTTCGTGCTGCCGCATGCGCCGCGTATGCCGGTCACCGTCAACGGTGGCATGCAGATGCCGGCCTGGTACGACATCCTCGAGATGAACCTCGGGCGTCGCGTCGACGAGGCACAGCTGCGCGCCTCGGCGGCACGCGTGCATCGGCTGATAGACGCCGAGATCGCGGCCGGCATCGACAGCCGCCGGATCATCATTGCCGGCTTCTCCCAGGGCGGCGCGGTGGCCTACGAGGCGGCCTTGAGCTATCCCAAGCCGCTGGGTGGCCTGCTGGCGTTGTCGACCTACTTCGCCACCGCTGACAGCATCACACCCAGTGAGGCCAACCGCGAGCTGGTGATCGAAGCCCATCACGGCAGCATGGATCCGGTGGTGCCGGAAAGCCTGGGCAAGGAGGGCGCCGAGCGCGCCCGCGCCATGGGCTATCCGGTCAACTTCCGGCGCTACCCCATGCCGCATTCGCTGTGTCCGCAGCAGGTCGCCGATATCGGCCCCTGGCTGGCGGCACGCCTGGCCCAGGAGTGA
- a CDS encoding SAM-dependent methyltransferase, whose product MDTLDPMAAPGPDPRLSSPAALRNREPILTVLRDWLPPQGRVLEVASGSGEHALHFATALPHLSWQPSDPSATARASIEAWRVEQGPANLLAPLALDVSQRPWPVPDFNALVAINLLHISPWAVSEALFAEAGERLPEGGMVYLYGPFMRDGEHTAESNAAFDADLRQRNPEWGIRELESILALAERHALGVVAVEEMPANNLSVVLRVEPASGA is encoded by the coding sequence ATGGATACCCTCGACCCAATGGCAGCCCCCGGGCCCGACCCACGTCTGTCGAGTCCCGCAGCGCTGCGCAACCGCGAACCGATTCTCACGGTGCTGCGCGACTGGCTGCCGCCCCAGGGCCGTGTACTGGAGGTCGCCAGCGGCAGCGGCGAGCATGCGCTGCACTTCGCCACCGCGCTGCCGCACCTGAGCTGGCAGCCCAGCGACCCTAGCGCTACCGCCCGCGCCTCGATCGAGGCGTGGCGCGTCGAGCAGGGGCCCGCCAACCTGCTGGCACCGCTGGCGCTGGACGTAAGCCAGCGGCCCTGGCCGGTGCCGGACTTCAATGCGCTGGTGGCCATCAACCTGCTGCATATCTCGCCCTGGGCGGTGAGCGAGGCGCTATTCGCCGAGGCCGGCGAGCGCCTGCCGGAGGGCGGCATGGTCTATCTGTATGGCCCCTTCATGCGCGACGGCGAGCACACCGCCGAGAGCAACGCCGCCTTCGATGCCGACCTGCGTCAGCGCAACCCCGAATGGGGCATTCGCGAGCTGGAGTCCATACTGGCGCTGGCCGAGCGTCACGCCTTGGGGGTAGTGGCGGTGGAAGAGATGCCGGCGAATAACCTCAGCGTGGTGCTGCGCGTCGAGCCGGCCAGCGGGGCTTGA
- a CDS encoding NADH dehydrogenase: MNDNPGLLLATLAASLLVAPLIFLLPERAWLARTSINLGAALLKLGLVALMVAGVARGDSYAFGFTVVEGVSFQLRADPLGIMFAGLSSLLWLFTTLYAIGYLEGSPNRKRFFGFFSLCVASTLGIALAGNLFTFLLFYELLTLSTYPLVVHRGTPKALAAGATYLRYTVTGGVLLLIAVVALHALAGEVNFGQREVLADLGPEYHPMLIGIFVLLMLGLGVKAALVPLHGWLPQAMVAPAPVSALLHAVAVVKAGAFGIVRVVYDVYGIALSYELGLLTGLAIVASFTILYGSLRALAQVDIKRRLAFSTVSQVSYIMLGISLFGPMGTTAGLAHLLHQGLMKVTLFFCAGNYAEELGIHRIDELDGVGRRMPGTSLAFTFGALGMIGIPPLVGFLSKWYLGMGAIQAGMPWVLAVLVASSLLNAAYFLPILYRLWFKPGPLEGRGEWPEERRLGRLETSAWLLWPALATAAFSLLAGIFAGLPFSPLSWASLVATQEYLP; encoded by the coding sequence ATGAACGACAACCCGGGCCTGCTGCTGGCGACCCTGGCCGCGTCGCTGCTGGTGGCGCCGCTGATCTTCCTGCTGCCGGAGCGCGCCTGGTTGGCGCGCACCTCGATCAACCTGGGCGCGGCGTTGCTCAAGCTGGGCCTGGTAGCGCTGATGGTGGCCGGGGTGGCCCGCGGCGACAGCTACGCCTTCGGCTTTACCGTGGTGGAGGGCGTGAGTTTTCAGCTGCGCGCCGACCCGCTGGGCATCATGTTCGCCGGGCTGTCGTCGCTGCTGTGGCTGTTCACCACCCTGTATGCCATCGGCTATCTGGAAGGCTCGCCTAATCGCAAGCGCTTCTTCGGTTTCTTCAGCCTGTGCGTGGCCAGCACCCTGGGCATCGCCCTGGCCGGCAACCTGTTCACCTTCCTGCTGTTCTACGAGCTGCTGACGCTCTCCACCTATCCGCTGGTGGTCCACCGCGGCACGCCCAAGGCGCTGGCCGCCGGGGCCACCTACCTGCGTTACACCGTCACCGGTGGCGTGCTGCTGCTGATCGCGGTGGTGGCGCTGCATGCCCTGGCCGGCGAGGTCAACTTCGGCCAGCGCGAGGTGCTGGCCGATCTGGGCCCTGAGTACCATCCAATGCTGATCGGCATCTTCGTGCTGCTGATGCTGGGGCTAGGGGTCAAGGCGGCGCTGGTGCCGCTGCACGGCTGGCTGCCCCAGGCGATGGTGGCCCCGGCGCCGGTCAGTGCGCTGCTGCATGCGGTGGCGGTGGTCAAGGCCGGGGCCTTCGGCATCGTGCGCGTGGTCTACGACGTCTACGGTATCGCCCTGAGCTATGAGCTGGGGCTGCTGACCGGGCTTGCCATCGTCGCCTCGTTCACCATCCTGTACGGCTCGCTGAGGGCCCTGGCCCAGGTCGATATCAAGCGCCGCCTGGCGTTCTCCACGGTCAGCCAGGTCTCCTACATCATGCTCGGCATCAGCCTGTTCGGCCCCATGGGGACCACCGCCGGGCTGGCGCATCTGCTGCATCAGGGGCTGATGAAGGTCACGCTGTTCTTCTGCGCCGGCAACTACGCCGAGGAGCTCGGCATCCACCGCATCGACGAACTGGATGGGGTAGGGCGGCGCATGCCCGGCACCAGCCTGGCGTTCACCTTCGGCGCGCTGGGCATGATCGGCATTCCCCCGCTGGTGGGGTTTCTCAGCAAGTGGTACCTGGGCATGGGGGCGATTCAGGCCGGCATGCCGTGGGTGCTTGCGGTGCTGGTCGCCAGCAGCCTGCTCAATGCCGCCTACTTCCTGCCGATCCTCTACCGGCTGTGGTTCAAGCCCGGTCCGCTGGAGGGGCGCGGTGAGTGGCCCGAGGAGCGTCGCCTGGGCCGGCTCGAGACCAGCGCCTGGCTGCTGTGGCCGGCGCTGGCCACGGCGGCCTTCAGCCTGCTGGCAGGGATCTTCGCCGGCCTGCCGTTCAGCCCGCTGAGCTGGGCCAGCCTGGTCGCGACCCAGGAGTATCTGCCATGA